Genomic segment of Anaerotignum faecicola:
TGCCTGCGCAGGCGTCGATATCTGGCATTACTGGAGTTATTTAACCGTAATCTACTTAGCGGCCTTAAGACAGACGCCGACCGATCAGGTGGAGGCAGCCAGAATCGACGGCTGTAATGGATGGCAGTTATTCCGCTACATTTATCTGCCGAATATTAAGTCCACGGTAAACCTGATGTTTGTAATGATAGTCATTGGTTCCTTCCTTGCATTTGATTACGTCAAGCTGCTGACCGGCGGAGGTCCGGCACATTCGACAGAGGTACTTGGTACATACGCCTACTCCTTTGCATTCAGTGAGATGAAAGTAGGCAAGGCGGCCGCGGTTGGTCTCTTTATGAGTTTCTTTGGGTTGATTGCTTCTCTGATTTATACGCGAATGAGCCGCAAAGAAAACATGGATTAGGAGGAGAATATGGGAGTTTCTTCGAAAAAGAAAAGAATATGG
This window contains:
- a CDS encoding sugar ABC transporter permease codes for the protein ACAGVDIWHYWSYLTVIYLAALRQTPTDQVEAARIDGCNGWQLFRYIYLPNIKSTVNLMFVMIVIGSFLAFDYVKLLTGGGPAHSTEVLGTYAYSFAFSEMKVGKAAAVGLFMSFFGLIASLIYTRMSRKENMD